Genomic segment of Aquicella lusitana:
AACTTCTTTAGGTTGGGATTTTGTTGGGCGTGTCAGAAATAAAACTCATTATTGCGAGATGAACAATCATTTGTGGCTCCCAATAAAAACTTTATACGATAAAGCGACCCATAAGGCATCTTATATAGGCAAAGTAAAGCTAGCAAAATCTCGACCTGTTTTATGTCATTTTTATTTATTAAAACAAAAGAAAAAATATCGAGTAAAGCGCAATTTAGCTGGTAAAAAAGCTCAATGTTCCTCTAGTAAAAAGCATGAGAATAGGGAAAATGAACCCTGGTTAATTGCTACGTCGTTATCTCCAAGAGAAGTTAAGCCAACTGATATAATGGTGTTATATAAGAAGCGAATGCAAATTGAAGAAGCATTTCGTGATTTAAAAAATTCACGCAATGGATTTAGCTTACGCCAATGTCGAAGCTTTCGTGTTGCTCGATTGAATATTGCTTTGTTAATAGCTACATTAGCTACGTTAGTTCTGTGGCTGTTTGGTATCGCTGCAAAAAAACAAAATTTGCATTATTCATTTCAAACAAATACAGAAAAACGTTCAAATGTATTGTCAAACATCTTTATTGGATGGCAGGCACTCATACGCGGTGAGGCTCAATTTGGTAAGGTAGAGCTAAAAAATTCCCTCGATATAGTGAGTTCGTCAGCTATCTGGAGGGCAGGTTTATGAAAATTGTGGGGATCGTTCAGGGTTTGAACCCGTTTAGACATTGGAACAATCCGCTTCTTAGATTTTTTACCATGTGGACCACCCTTCCCATTAATGCGCAAAGACTTCTGTTGCCAAAGAATATGTTGT
This window contains:
- a CDS encoding site-specific integrase → MAYQYVREPLRSEEADQLCQTCETLQEKLIIWTLLDTGLRVSELCSLTPQHILWQQKSLRINGKGGPHGKKSKKRIVPMSKRVQTLNDPHNFHKPALQIADELTISREFFSSTLPN
- a CDS encoding IS4 family transposase, which encodes MHASKLLHDLLDDACQSIDKRLRKTLFLAAETLISSKQLAIVSLGRSLNCPAKVKHNIKRIDRLFGNEALHANRNAIYHGISKHLLKNNLRPVIIVDWSGLTRCGAYYFLRAAIAINGRTLTLFDQAYPLQEYMKEKTHREFLASLKKLLPENCKPIIITDAGFQNTWFQAVTSLGWDFVGRVRNKTHYCEMNNHLWLPIKTLYDKATHKASYIGKVKLAKSRPVLCHFYLLKQKKKYRVKRNLAGKKAQCSSSKKHENRENEPWLIATSLSPREVKPTDIMVLYKKRMQIEEAFRDLKNSRNGFSLRQCRSFRVARLNIALLIATLATLVLWLFGIAAKKQNLHYSFQTNTEKRSNVLSNIFIGWQALIRGEAQFGKVELKNSLDIVSSSAIWRAGL